A region from the Deltaproteobacteria bacterium genome encodes:
- a CDS encoding TonB-dependent receptor, producing the protein MTVASAVLYFTLLAGPGTVHTEDTVSSEPFSLGTVYVVEQKEEAQRIEEESPHSVTVITEDRITGKFTSVADVLSEEVGVRINTAGGLGSFSTTSIRGSSGEQVTVLLDGIPLNEALAGGVNLAALPTSIIESIEVYRGSAPMSLGVSGIGGVIDIKTKRAKNKRTFFSQAQYGSFETFLGSAFYGDKPGPFDFSVAYEHRQSENDFEYVNDRGTKFNTADDRVEKRQNNEYREENVSLRGGYDFSAVRLDVINNYQTSHKGLPGTVGAPTEHAAFDTMENLTTAQAELQATDDLFATLKGYFAYKMDELDDRHGEVGGGSQDTEDITTTAGTDLVTNYTLGEYQTVSFIGRASREEFDPKDALSRITVPKSERTTYTAGLEDRIELFGKKVLVLPSLRIDRVENELFGVDVGKVVLGEAGDKTYDVWTPQIGLKYTPWPFLYAKANAGQYHRFPSFFELFGNNGTFIGNIDLVPERSNNFDVGGGVHFSWQEALLRYFSLEVTLFKNYVENLITIERATGNISTSRQVDEAEITGVETVFRLGLWSLFHFSGNITYQEAINEGPVKGKRGKQLPQRPVWEVDLFARLTFWKLEPFYNYRYVDKNYLNASNIGEVEARHLHNAGISYRPFDWLTATLEVQNITDKQY; encoded by the coding sequence ATGACCGTCGCTTCGGCGGTGCTTTATTTCACCCTGCTGGCCGGTCCCGGAACCGTGCACACAGAGGATACCGTTTCGAGTGAACCATTTTCTCTCGGAACGGTATATGTGGTCGAGCAGAAGGAAGAAGCGCAGCGCATCGAAGAGGAAAGTCCGCACAGCGTTACAGTGATCACGGAAGATCGGATTACCGGTAAATTCACGTCCGTGGCCGATGTGTTGAGCGAAGAGGTGGGTGTTCGAATCAATACGGCGGGCGGGCTGGGATCTTTTTCCACGACATCCATCCGTGGCAGCAGCGGTGAACAGGTCACCGTGCTGCTCGACGGAATACCACTCAACGAAGCACTAGCCGGAGGAGTCAATCTGGCCGCGCTTCCAACCTCGATTATTGAAAGCATCGAGGTATACCGGGGCTCCGCCCCCATGAGCCTGGGGGTCTCGGGTATCGGGGGCGTGATCGATATCAAGACCAAACGGGCGAAAAACAAGCGGACCTTCTTCAGTCAGGCGCAGTATGGATCTTTCGAGACATTCCTGGGAAGCGCATTCTATGGAGACAAACCGGGGCCTTTCGACTTCAGCGTGGCGTATGAACACCGTCAGTCGGAGAACGACTTCGAATATGTGAACGACCGCGGCACCAAGTTCAATACGGCGGACGACCGCGTCGAAAAGCGACAGAACAACGAATATCGCGAAGAAAATGTGTCTTTGCGCGGCGGCTATGACTTCTCCGCCGTACGATTGGACGTTATCAACAACTACCAAACCAGCCACAAGGGCCTGCCGGGGACCGTGGGCGCACCGACCGAACACGCAGCCTTCGACACGATGGAGAATCTGACCACCGCTCAGGCCGAACTGCAGGCGACGGACGACCTGTTCGCAACCTTGAAAGGGTACTTCGCCTACAAGATGGACGAACTGGACGATCGGCACGGCGAGGTGGGCGGCGGCAGTCAGGATACCGAGGACATAACCACTACCGCTGGAACCGATTTGGTGACGAACTACACGTTGGGAGAATATCAAACGGTTTCCTTCATCGGTAGAGCCTCCAGGGAAGAATTCGATCCCAAGGACGCCCTTTCCAGAATCACCGTGCCCAAGAGCGAGCGCACCACCTATACGGCGGGATTGGAGGATCGCATCGAACTATTCGGAAAGAAAGTACTCGTCCTCCCCTCTCTTCGGATCGATCGCGTGGAAAACGAACTCTTCGGAGTGGACGTCGGCAAAGTGGTCCTCGGGGAGGCCGGGGATAAAACGTACGATGTCTGGACTCCTCAAATCGGCCTGAAGTACACTCCGTGGCCGTTTCTATATGCAAAAGCCAACGCGGGGCAATATCACCGTTTTCCCAGCTTCTTCGAACTGTTCGGTAATAACGGCACCTTTATTGGCAATATCGATCTGGTACCGGAACGCAGCAACAATTTCGATGTCGGGGGAGGCGTGCATTTTTCCTGGCAGGAGGCCTTGCTGCGTTATTTCTCGTTGGAAGTGACTTTGTTTAAGAACTACGTGGAAAACCTGATTACCATAGAACGGGCCACGGGAAACATCAGCACGAGCCGGCAGGTGGACGAAGCCGAGATTACCGGTGTCGAGACCGTCTTCCGTCTCGGGCTCTGGAGCCTCTTCCACTTTTCCGGAAATATCACGTACCAGGAGGCCATCAACGAAGGACCGGTAAAAGGCAAACGAGGCAAGCAGTTGCCCCAGCGCCCCGTCTGGGAAGTGGACTTGTTCGCCAGACTGACGTTTTGGAAGCTCGAACCTTTCTACAATTATAGGTACGTTGACAAGAACTACCTCAACGCTTCAAACATCGGAGAGGTGGAAGCCCGTCATCTGCACAACGCCGGCATAAGCTACCGGCCATTCGACTGGCTCACAGCCACCCTCGAGGTCCAGAACATCACGGACAAGCAATACG